The DNA sequence ACCATACTCATTCCTCTCACCAGCAGAATGTAGGAAACGCATATACCTTATATCAGACCCCCTCTCAACAAAATCATCATAACCAATCCTATACAATATGTTCTCACTATGCATAACGTAAGCTGAATCAGTAACTTGAACAGCATAAAGTGATAATGGAGAATTCTTTGGACCTAAACGGAAGAATCCCACAAAAGCCTCCTTACCTACCATAATCCCCTTCAAAACATTCTTAATCTCATTCAAACCATCAATCCTCCACTTGGTATTCAGTAATGGAATTCCACTAGCCCCCTCCACAAGAATCCTAGTATTCTCCCTATCCCTAGCAAGATCCTTAATTCCATCAAAATGTATGGTTTGCAGTGGATACTTAGTTGGAATTTCTTCACCACGCTCAAGGGATACACGTCTAATATATTCAATATCATCTTGAGAACCAATATTCACATATATGGAGGATGGTTGGCAAACCAAAATTATATCAGCAATCCACCTATGAAGTTCAGGATCCTTAATCTTCATAAGCCTATCAAAATGTTCAGGCTTCATCTTTGAACGTAAAACTGACTCCACATCATAATCTTCGCCCAAAAGCCTTTCACGTCTACTCATGTTTGAAAATATAACATGATAGGATAAAAGCTTAACGAAACATATACAAAAATCTTTGAATAATCATTTTTCAGCCACAAAAATTTTCGCCCTCAAATCTCCATGCAACGTATACCTTTCATGGACAATACTGAAATTGGCGTTCAATAGAGCTTTACGCATAACCCCCTCCTTCAAAGTTATAACCACAAGCCTACCACCACTATTCATACACTTATAAGCTTCAGATGCAAACATGAAATACAATTTCCTAATACCAATTCTAGGCTCCATCCTAATACCATATGGCGGATTAGTCACAATCCTATCAACATTACTAATATAATTGGATAGCTTAGTGCAATCCCCCTTAGAAAGATTTATGAGACTGAGAACACCGGCAGCTTCAGCATTAGCCTTAGCCCCCTCAAGGAAGCGCTCATTGATATCGAACCCATAAAGTTTAAGTTTAGAGCCCATATACAATGCAGCTTCAATAAGTATAGTTCCACCACCAACCATTGGGTCAACAAAAACATTACCTTCCAATGGATTTGAAAGTCTAACCATACCATAAGCAATAGTAGGTCTTAAAGCTGCAGGATGATCAAAAACTCTATAGTGACGTTTATGGAGAGACTCCCTACTAATGGAAATACATACAACACATTTATCATGAATAACATCAACAATAACCTCCACATCGAAATTCTCCAAATCAACCCTATTCCTATACTTATCCACTATAGCTTGACCAGCAACCCTCTGAACATCTATGGAAGTATACTCATGAACCCCCATCCTCTCACTAGTAACCCTAAAACTGGCAGTTTTAGGTAAAAACTCACTCAAATCCAATGAGTAAACGCCATCATAAATCTCCTTCAAACCATCCTTAGAACTGGAAACTGTAAATGCTGAAATATATCTCCTAACATGATGGATGGATTTCATATTTAGAAGATCATTAATATTCGAACTCTGCATATCCACCAAAACCCTACCTTGAATGTTGAATGGTTTCAAAACAACATTAACAAAACCAAACTTCTCTTTCAACTCAAGCTCCACAATATCCTCCAAACCTGGCGGACAAGTCAACATAAACCACATCAAAATCCCATCCCATAAGAATATGAAACAAACTTTTAGGAGAATATGTTTAAAGATGGAGACACTTCATTAAAAGGGAAGCATCAATTACTATCACGATCTTCCCTCACATACTTAGTTATTGACCCCTCGGCATTCTAGGCAACTTTTGAATTAAAGCCTCAAGCTCTTCAAAAACTCTTCTTTGCTCCATCTCATTAACCCTTCTTTCAATGGAATCCCTTATTTCTTCACTCAAGTCAACAATCCCCCTAGCAATCCCATTTCCCTTTTCAAATAATCGGGTATACGGATAAACATAATAGCCATCATAATACGGTAATGAATCACATCAATATAAACATGACACTACAAACTTGCATAATCGGTGGAGCAAATTTTAAATCAAGCATGTTACACATTATTCTTCAACGATTTTTTCCGATCTCTCCTTAACCTTCTTAATCTTCTTTGAGACTTCGCTTGGTAAGGCTACATCCTCAACTCTCTCACCAGCTCTACCAATAATTTTAAGTCCAGCATTCGGCTCAATACTTATTTCATGGAGGTATAATGAGTGCTGTGTCTGCCTCATCTTCTCTATTATAACATACCTCTTTAGCTGACCTCCACGTATGAAGCGCCTAAACCTTATGATCCCATCAGCCACATGCTCTAAACCCCAACCAAAAGCCTCAGACGTAGTTATAGCGTACTGTGAAGTTGCGAAGATCGTGAA is a window from the Candidatus Methanomethylicota archaeon genome containing:
- a CDS encoding THUMP domain-containing protein, with amino-acid sequence MLTCPPGLEDIVELELKEKFGFVNVVLKPFNIQGRVLVDMQSSNINDLLNMKSIHHVRRYISAFTVSSSKDGLKEIYDGVYSLDLSEFLPKTASFRVTSERMGVHEYTSIDVQRVAGQAIVDKYRNRVDLENFDVEVIVDVIHDKCVVCISISRESLHKRHYRVFDHPAALRPTIAYGMVRLSNPLEGNVFVDPMVGGGTILIEAALYMGSKLKLYGFDINERFLEGAKANAEAAGVLSLINLSKGDCTKLSNYISNVDRIVTNPPYGIRMEPRIGIRKLYFMFASEAYKCMNSGGRLVVITLKEGVMRKALLNANFSIVHERYTLHGDLRAKIFVAEK